A window of Dermacentor andersoni chromosome 4, qqDerAnde1_hic_scaffold, whole genome shotgun sequence genomic DNA:
GCCGTCTGCTGGGCCATCCCCGCGGCAATCAGGTTCTCAGTGGGCTGCTGGCAGCCGCACTGCACTGACTGGGTGGCCGAAATGAGCAACTCTCTGGATCTGACCAAGAGCCCCTGTGACAACTTCTACAGCTTCGTCTGCGGGAATGATAAGTCGCCACTGAGGTTTATCTCCAAGGGTGGTTTCGTCCGGTTGACGATCAGCGTGTACTTGTCCTTCGTGAAGAGGCTTCTGGCGACCGACTTCAGGGACCCGCAGGAAGAGCTCAGCGTGGCTCATAGGCGCTACCTTCAGCTCTCGCAGCGGTGCTTTCAACAGGCCATCAGCGGAGGCGAgcatgtggacgcggtcaaagccGTTATGTCTGAGCACGGGCTGTCGTGGCCGCCTGAGAAGCACCCGTCTCGTTCGCTGCTGGAGCGGCTGCTCGAGCTGAGCCTGGTACGGGGAATACACGTGCTCTTCGCGGTGCAGCCAGGCGTGTACCTTAAAGGACCTGGCTTCTACATCCTGCAGCTGGGCGTCAACCTGCCGTCGCTCATCCAGTGGAGTATCATACGCGGCCTGCTCATCCAGGCGGGCGACCTCGGCTCCTTCTTCGTGAGAACTGCCGCCGTGCTCTCCAATAAGCCGATGGATCCGCGACTGGTTGAACGACTGGTGGCTCTGGACAACATGATCATGACCGTGGCTATGGGCACTTCTCTTTCCGAGCGGCTGAACTTCACTGAACAATTCGTGAGCTTCGCCAATCTCGGAAACTACACTGGAGAGTTCTTTTCTGGCGAAGTCCTCCTAAAAACCGCGAACAATGTGTTAGAAATGTATACCGAGCCACTGTCGCCGGAGGACGAGCTCATGTTGACCCAAGGCCCACACTTGAGGCTTCTCGGTCGTCTTCTTTTGGCTCAAGCAGAGTCAGAGACGGTCCAGGTGTACACGGCGCTTATGCTTGCCCGAGCCCTGTCCCCTGCGGCTTCGCAAAAACTTGTCGAAGCGCAGACGCCTGGAAATGGTGAGTCCCTGATAGCGACGATACTCTCGCTGCAACACTGTCTCATGGTCGCTGTGGTAGAGCTGCCGTACATAGGCGGGGACCTGTTCGTGCAATGGTTCTTTCCTGGTGGAGACATGGGCGCGGTGCACGACATGGTGGCGCGCATTGCAAACGCGACGCGAGAAGCTTTCAAGACACTGCACTGGATCGACGAGCCAACGCGCCGCAACGCGCTGCTTCGTATCTCCAGTCTGGAGCGGATTGTCGGGCGTCCCGAGAACCTGTCCACGACGAGGGAGCTTGACGAATACCACTCATTCCTGCCAGCCGCGCCGGAGGACATCACTTATCCTGAAATGCTGTTTGCCATGATGCGCTCCAGAGCAACCGGGGCGCTGAGGCTCCTGAGCCCCTCGCGTTCCGTCTTCAGTCACGTGAGAAAGGAGTTACCTATGGTAATAGTGAACGCCTTTTACGTTCCCATCTACCACGTGATAGTAATCCCTCCCGCCATCATGTTCTCACCTTTCTTCAAGCGCACGGGCGTGCCGGCGGCGCTCAATTATGGCAGCCTTGGTCACGTGATTGGCCACGAGATCACACATAGCTTCGACGAGGATTTCGGCCTGTACAACAGGTTGGGCGAGCGCGAGGATTGGTGGTCAAAACAGTCGCGCGCCAACTTTCGCGACCGGCTGCGCTGTCTAAGTCGGCTCTACAATGAGGTATCCGCCGGGACGGGTATTGCTTTCGGCGACACGGCGTTAGCGGAGAACTTCGCTGACTGCGGTGGTATGGCGAAGGCAACACAGGCCTTTCTAAGCCTTGGACCACAACCCGCGATAACCCTGAAAGGCCGCGAGTTCACCGCCGagcagcttttctttctttcgagctGTTACAAGTGGTGCGAGCCAATGCAAGACTCCGAGAGTTTGCGAAAGGACGGCAAAAAAGACAAGCTCATCATCAAATACTACTCGCCGATGGACATGCGTTGTAATGTGCCACTGATGAATATGCCCGAATTCGCGGTGGCTTTTGCTTGCGCCAACGGATCGTACATGAGCTCGCTGAACCGCTGCGAAGTGCTGTGAAACGAGTAACTGCAAAGCATAATATAGTTTTGATTTCCAATCTGTGCTTTCCTAGGCGGGTAATGTTGACAATTCGTATGAAGTGTATAAAAAACTTTACGTTAACAGATATATTGTTCCACTCACGCTCATCTGCTTCCTGTGTCATATCTATGGCTTCATTTTTTtagcagctgttttttttttgcgttttagagAATTTCTAATGATTTACCTAGAGTTAAGGACTAACGCCACTAGCAACACATAGTCGCGCTAGTTCCTGTCTACTTCGTtcgtgtatatgtgtgtgttaaTTTGTGATCATCCTCTGATAGCCAAGGTTCACCAACTAGTCAAGTAAGTAGTACTCCTACAATTTAAGTAGACCTCTTCTTTACATAGTCCACATGTGGCTACATGCACGGCTTGCCCGCGGTTTTAAGGTATGTAGAGGGCAAGTGAGGTCGTAACTGTGGGAAATGAAATGGGACCAAACCGCAAGTTAACCTAGCAAGTGTATACTGTTTCAGGACATAAACTAAACAGTCAACTACCATTGCGTGCGCTTGTGTGCCTGTGTTATATGCATCTCTTGTCATTTCATGCATCAATGACATCATCTGGAGTACATATCCAGGCGGGCCTCTCCAGTGAGCATTAAATCCATCTTGGCGATTGATCAATCTTATATGACGAAAGTTTCCTCGTTCTCAAGAGGATCGAAGTTATTTTTTAATTTTCCGAACAACTTGCCCTGCGGCATAGATGCGTACTTAAATAAAAGTTCAGAGGCATCCGTCATGTAAAATTTGCATCGGTGATTTGGCGAACTTATCGTCTATGAGCCAACGTCTATAACTGCATGACCTGTTGTTAGCTTGGCACCTCTTAGATTTCTCTCTTGCGTAGTACTCGTTTTTGTGGGCAGAGCCTCTCCGCTGTATCTCCGATATCTCCGATATCTCCGCTGTAGATATCGGAGCAGCACGCTTTGGACAATTCAAGCGGTCTTCATGTTGGACCCCAAGCCCAGGTGACGGAAGGTGTAGGCCCAGCCAGTAGTCCCCGAACAGAGACTTCTTCTACCCGAGAAAGATTACAAGGAATTAGGGAGCTAGTAGAAGCACGGAGCTAGGGATTAAGGTGCGCGTGTCCTGACGAAGAAGTTATTTTTGGGCTAAAAAGTCATAGAGGGCCTGAAGGGAGGCATTTCTGGTGGGATTTCTGGTGCGAAATTATCGTGCGCGGCAGCTGTCCACTAGACTgttgtactaatcgtggccatgtccTTGCATCCAGTACCCGTCCATTGACGATGAATGCGGAATACCTGTGCAGATCGTGTCTGTCCTCGCTAGTTCATGGCGTTTTGCAAACTTTCTTGAAATGAGTACAGCGCTGAACGGATCAGTATAGAGGTCGCCCACATTATTGCTCTTCAAAGTATTGTCGGCTTTGAAGAAGTCAAAGCCATTCGCTTGTACAATGCTCACCGTAAAAAATGCCAGCCAAGGCCAGGCCCGGTGCAGTCGCCATGatataaggaaaacaaagcgctgctCCACACACCAGGCAGCAGCACAGGTTTGAGACGATCACAGGAACTCGCTTGTGCAGCAGGGTGCATAGCAGACCTGCAACAACATCACGCGGTGGTAAATAAGGGCTGCCTCGTTAACACAAAGCCTCAAGCGCTTAGTCTGCAATCTGACATGCCTTATGTTTCTACCAGCCACAGGACTCGTGTATATAGAGGCGTGTACGCGGCGCCAGGTGAAGTTGTGACAATTACTCGGCTCAAATGCGCGCCCCACGCGACTCGTGAGCATAGATAACGATGGAAGCGCTTGAAGAAGGTGgcatcgccatcggcatttcattTCTGCGTGCTCCCTGGCTTGCCGCACCTCCACTCACAGCAGAAATTCGAGAACTGTGATCTATTTCTACTCAGGGTCCATTTAGAGGACTGGTGTTCGTCATCAGAGCGGTGTCGACAAGAGAGACATCATGAGAAGCATGGCATATCTCCAAAATTGAGAAAGGTCCCTATACTCTTCAGCTTCGGAGGTCGAGCTAGGACCCTCGCTTCCAGTGCAAAACGCCAGGTTCGTATCACAAGTGTGACATAAATTTCACGTGCTCAGTTTTTAACACCCTCTAATTTCTCTCCCCTGACTTGGGCCGAAACTTCAAATTTCCTCTACCGaatcggatgttctttttttcttttcgattaATGTGAATCTTTTAAAAATTCTATCGCATAAGCTGCGGATAGGGATAGAGACGGACGCTTTCCTAGGATCCCGGTAGAGGTGTGCATGCGTTGATTCTTAAAGCGGACAGCTGGGCTAGTAGGAAAATCGACATTTCATGCATTTCCAGCGCTTAAACGAAATAGGCAAAAATAAGAGAAGAGGACGCAAGGACCGGGGCGGCGCTGGTCTCCAACCGATCGTAGTACATGAAAAGGTGCAGATATATACGTATATACATTCACTGATCGTGCGTCAGCATAGGGCGGAACATGAATTGTAGCGCATGCTTGAAGCCACCTATCAAATATGCATGGCAGACAGGTTTTGATGCAGGTAGTCGCGTTCTTTCATTGACGGAGCGATAGAAGCTGCAATGAcgcatttatcattttttttttttttgagtgcaaGAAGCTTGAAGAATCAGACGGCACTTTTCACCCTTATACCTGCCTAGAACACGTGTGCTGTTAAATATTGGCGTGCAGTGGCATCTTTCACAATGGTTTGTTAAGTGACCGAATCCCGTTAGAGCGCGCACTTGCACACGGTGCTCTCTGAATCTATCGTTAGTGCAACGACCGGTCTGGCCGACGTAGCATTTGTCACATGACAGGGGGATGTTGTAAACGACACCGGTACTACGCGCAACGAAAGGAGTAGCGTGCTTCTTTCGTGCAGGCAGGACCTAATTTGTAACCCCGCACGTTCACTGCTCGGCACatgcgagccagcttttccggCTCGGAAAATGGCACAGAGACACCACATTTGGCGGCCGTGCTTTTCAAGCGGTGTGACAGGTGCTGCACATAAGGCACAACAGCCAGTCGTTTCTGCGGCCAAGTCCGGACGCCTTTTGCTTTTGATCCTCGGCACTTGACCTCTTTGAGGAGGCTTTCTCCCACAGAGGCGATGATCTGTCGGGGGAAACCCGCTTGCTAAGACGTTGGGCTTGCTCTTGGAAGCTCATTGCCAGCCGCAGTTCGCACGACTTATTGAGGGCTGAGCGAAAGAAGCTGGCAGCTATGCCACGCTCAGCCACCTCTGAAATGAGCCGAACTGTAATTTAAGATACCCTTTTTTGATCTCGGTTGGTACTTACAGAAAACATGTTCTCCGACGGAAAGACTGAAGGTAAAAAAATACAGGCAATTGTCGATGGGCATCTCAAGAGTAAAATTCGGACCTGGTGCAGATTGCTTGAATGCCCCAAGAACACTATTGTGAATTGTGTGAATGTCCTCAGGAGCCTCCGATTTAAAAACAACCAGGTAGTCGTCAACATATCCAAAAATTCTTGACATTTTTGACTGATCACACAGGGATGTTATGCGATTGTTACATTGAGCCAAATACAGATCACATAGAAACGGCGCAATACAGGAGCCTATACGGAAGCCGTTCTTTTGAAGAAAAGATTCCTCGTTAACAGCGACAAAAGTAGACTATAGATAAAGAACTAAGCACCTCAAGGAAGCTGTCAATAGATGAACCATTAGAGCTCATAAAAGATGTGGGGTGAGATTTTTCGATAAAGTTTCTCACTGAGCTGAGCAAATCAGGTTTTGGAACAGAATAAAACAAGTCGACCTCATCAACTGAAAAGGCGGATAGGGGCTCTGTAATGTCATTGCTCGCAAATAAATCAATTAAATAATGAGACTTTTGTATCGAGAAAGGGTCTTCCACACGAAGCGTACGCAGGCGATTCAGAAGGAACTTAGAAAGGGCGCCTCGCCAGGACCCTCTTTCTGTAACTATTGCCCGCAGTGGAACATCTTCCTTGTGCGTTTTGGCTGAATGAAAGACATCCAAAGCGCCTACCTCAGTTTTCTTAAGCGTTTTACGCTTAAGAACACTCGGTATAAAGGCGAAAAGTGCCGTCTCATTCTTGAAGCTTTCTGCATtcaaaaagaaaatgataaatgcgTCAGTACAGCTTCTATCGCTTCGTCAATGAAAGAACGCGATTATTTGCACCAAAACATGTCTGCCACGCATCTTTGATAAGTGGCTTCAAGCATGCGCTGCAATTCATGTTCCACCGTCTGTTGACGCATGATATCAGCGAATGTATACACGTATACATATATCCGCACCTTTTCATGCACTATACAATGAGTTGAAGACCAGCGTCCTCCCTGTGCTCAAGTCTTTCCTCTTCTCTTATTTCTCTTATTTCCTTTAAGCGCTGGAAATGCAAGAAATTGTGGATTCTTACCTCAGGTTAACGTAACTTTGGATGCTGGCCTCGAGGCAGTTCCTTTTTCTGTGGTTGCGGCACGGACATCGATTCACAATTGACATGGCTCGATTCGCCAGACTACTCGTAGCCTCATTGATTTCTACTAACAATGTTTCTATTGTTGTGAACCTTTCTCATAGAGCGGCTGCATGCTAACCATGCcatagcttttattttttgaagcGTCTTTGATCTATTGTGCTCGATGAGACGGGTCATTGTATAGTTGCAACATTTGCACGAGTCCATGAGCCTTTCGTAAGCGCGTTTCATTGCacgagaacaaaagaaagaaaaccagtcAGTGTCATTGTACTTATTTTTACACCGTACAATTTCGGAAGCCGTCCTCATACCGAAATTAAATCGTCTACGCGGTAAGCAAATTGGCTTTCCTAAACGAATTTATCAGGGCTGTTGCTCAGTCGGCAGCGGCTGCATACCGCGGTAGCTCGGAACGCACGAACACACATACGTGTACTAGGATACCGGTTCACTTAAAGAAATTACTTCTTGTCAAAACCAATTACCTTGTAGTAGTGATGTTACTTTGGGATTCGCGACAACGTCGATTGTTGTCATCCTCTGGTGGTGTGACCTTCTTTGTCTATACACACAGTGGACTGCGTTCCGCCAGGCTTCGCGGGCTCGCTTCTTGAGCTCAGCGTGGTAAAAGTTATTGCGCAGACCAGTTAGTTTCGGCACATCTTTGCTGCTGTTTCGAACCGGCTGGACGTGTTCAACATATGATAGCTGTGTCCCACAAAGTGCCGCAAAAACCTTCGAGCAAAGCCTAACACATCAACcaccttagagagagagagagagagagagagagagagagagagagagagagagagagagagatggagaagggaagaaggaaatgcagggaggttaaccacactgagtccagtttgctaccctacacgtgggaaggggaatggggagtgaaacagagagagagagagagagagagaactttggTGTAGGAtctctatagtcgggcactcaagtctgttgccttcaggtagtgaaaaagcgctcgaactgctttctgggctaatgaactgtgaggccaggctcccaagatcttcgcttccgtaaatggcctgtcatccagtctattcaaggcacactggagagtctcacgttgattatcgaagcgagaacagtggcacagaaggtgactgatggtctcttcacacttgcacttagcgcacattggtgaatccgccattccaatacgatagctgtaggagttggtgaatgctactcctacccacagccgacacagcagtgttgcgtcacgtcgtggaaggttcgctggtaatttaagtttcagtgatggatcgaggctgtataaacgacacttagagttcggTGGTGtgtgccagtaacttaacgtgatggtacgagcgagacggcgaagctctcttgcagcgtcgactctcgataaaggtataaggagtgtcggtgagccagcctgggcacgtcgggcagcgtcatcggcgaggtgattaccaacgatgccacaatgtcccggcagccactgaaatatgatatcatgtcctcgttcagaagcgcaatggcaggtttcgttgatttgtgacaccagctgttcataattgccacgtcgtaaacttcgcaagctctggagggctgctttcgagtcgcaaaatattgcccatttgttgggcggttctttttcaatatatTGGACAGCGgcgctccgaatccaccgaaacatgcgtccaccaattccattattttccagggcatctaagatggcttcatgcgttacattatcataggcgcttttcacgtcgaggaacagtgcaaccgatatacgcttgtggtgtttttcttgttgtacagacgtgacgaggtcgatgacgttgtcaatagaggaacggcctcttctaaaaccagccatggcctcggggtatacgttgtggcgctcaagataccactctaggcgggtgagaattattctttccatgaccttcccaacacagctggacagcgcaatgggtcggtaggacgctaggtcaagtggcgactttcccgacttcaggagtggtatcaagcggctggacttccaccgctcaggaacgacgccatcattccatgactggttataacattccagaagtctgcttcggccatcttcccctaggtggcataaagcagcgtaggtaaTGTCGTCTGGtgctggcgacgatgagcgcctgcacgTGGCCAGAggagcgtccaattcctcaagtaagaaggacacattcaattctgggaagtgtgtcgcaggaacctcacccagaatttcgctattgatggtgaccacactgcccgcaatcttcacacagaaatcttcggctatatcgacctgtgagcggccttgatggagggctagggctgagaatgggtgtcgttgctgtggagacgagccaaggccgcgcaccgtcctccatatgatagacagtggcttgcgggggtcaagtgattcgcagaacgtctcccaccgttgttcctccagcctgtccatacggcgttggattttcttctgtatacgtcgagcgactctaaggtcatgaattgacttcgtgcgcctgtatcgcctctcggcccttctgcgaatcgttcgaagtcgctcaagttccatgtcgaaatccgtacgttttttagcagatgtaaatgtgtacttagacgattccagtacagttgtaataaggttctcaatggtgccggtaaatccttctttgcatgcctcttccacctttgccttatacgttgaccaccttctatatacttgtcgggaagtagaaaaggagaagcttccaaatccagtgatacctaagtaggtgggaatatggtcactgccatgagtctcgatgtcagagaaccatcgaacattttgaccaagttgccgtgacaccaaagttaaatctaagcaactgctttagttcgaaccacgcaagtacgtcgtactgccatcgttcataatgctgagttcatggtcggaagcaaat
This region includes:
- the LOC140217038 gene encoding membrane metallo-endopeptidase-like 1; this encodes MQSAPAEEDSAFAALAAEQEHAPADPATERDTTAAHTRTDAQSKAASTARKPRKERRNRRSVPAILLLRLPQWRRYGLKVATATACTLAVCWAIPAAIRFSVGCWQPHCTDWVAEMSNSLDLTKSPCDNFYSFVCGNDKSPLRFISKGGFVRLTISVYLSFVKRLLATDFRDPQEELSVAHRRYLQLSQRCFQQAISGGEHVDAVKAVMSEHGLSWPPEKHPSRSLLERLLELSLVRGIHVLFAVQPGVYLKGPGFYILQLGVNLPSLIQWSIIRGLLIQAGDLGSFFVRTAAVLSNKPMDPRLVERLVALDNMIMTVAMGTSLSERLNFTEQFVSFANLGNYTGEFFSGEVLLKTANNVLEMYTEPLSPEDELMLTQGPHLRLLGRLLLAQAESETVQVYTALMLARALSPAASQKLVEAQTPGNGESLIATILSLQHCLMVAVVELPYIGGDLFVQWFFPGGDMGAVHDMVARIANATREAFKTLHWIDEPTRRNALLRISSLERIVGRPENLSTTRELDEYHSFLPAAPEDITYPEMLFAMMRSRATGALRLLSPSRSVFSHVRKELPMVIVNAFYVPIYHVIVIPPAIMFSPFFKRTGVPAALNYGSLGHVIGHEITHSFDEDFGLYNRLGEREDWWSKQSRANFRDRLRCLSRLYNEVSAGTGIAFGDTALAENFADCGGMAKATQAFLSLGPQPAITLKGREFTAEQLFFLSSCYKWCEPMQDSESLRKDGKKDKLIIKYYSPMDMRCNVPLMNMPEFAVAFACANGSYMSSLNRCEVL